A window of the Torulaspora globosa chromosome 6, complete sequence genome harbors these coding sequences:
- the DRS2 gene encoding aminophospholipid-translocating P4-type ATPase DRS2 (ancestral locus Anc_7.72), producing the protein MPLSRSESQPGEDTLFDVDFLDLPPTGASEQRYRSQQSSLGDSNHNYVLPEETIDLSRNVSIENDLDEEYGSFPHETSTKWAHDRLNSGDDAANAANIRPKGTGTISKMLEAVRNTLSPSNGSSGYHSFEMRDFNTPREADNYEASRNQFNIRVLFNRYVLRRPTVSADTNAHRVIHMNDRAANSSLGYGDNHVSTTKYNAATFLPKFLFQEFSKYANLFFLFTSCIQQVPHVSPTNRYTTIGTLIIVLIVSAIKECVEDIKRINSDNELNNAKTEIYSELDGGFTRKRWIDIRVGDIVKVKSEEAIPADIILLSSSEPEGLCYIETANLDGETNLKIKQANQETSRFIDARTLRNIQGKILSETPNSSLYTYEGTMELNGHKIPLSPEQMILRGATLRNTSWIFGIVVFTGHETKLMRNATATPIKRTAVERIINLQIAVLFGVLIILSLISSIGNVIMSTAGAKNLWYLYLGGTNKVGLFFKDILTFWILFSNLVPISLFVTVELIKYYQAFMIGSDLDLYYEETDTPTVVRTSSLVEELGQIEYVFTDKTGTLTRNIMEFKSCSIAGRCYIEKIPEDKAATMEDGIEIGYRKFDDLKLKLNDPTDDESAILENFLTLLATCHTVIPEFQSNGEIKYQAASPDEGALVQGGADLGYKFIIRKPSSVTILLEESGEEQVYELLNICEFNSTRKRMSAIFRCPDGSIKLFCKGADTVIMERLEKEYNPYVDATVKHLEEYASDGLRTLCLAMRDVGEDEYRKWNEIYAAAATTLDNRAEKLDEAAEMIEKDLFLLGATAIEDKLQEGVPETVRTLQEAGIKIWVLTGDRQETAINIGMSCRLLSEEMNLLIINEESKEETRANMLEKLRAFEEHQISQQDLNTLALVIDGKSLGYALEPDLQDYLLSIGKLCKAVICCRVSPLQKALVVKMVKKKSSSLLLAIGDGANDVSMIQAAHVGVGISGMEGMQAARSADVAIGQFRFLRKLLLVHGSWSYQRISVAILYSFYKNIALYMTQFWYVFANAFSGQSIMESWTLTFYNVFFTVLPPFVMGVFDQFVSSRLLERYPQLYKLGQKGQFFSVTIFWGWIINGFYHSAVTFIGSTLIYRYGFALNRHGETADHWSWGVAVYTTSILIVLSKAALVTNQWTKFTLFAIPGSFIFWIIFFPIYASIFPYANISREYFGVVSHTYGSATFWLMLLVLPIFALMRDFVWKYYKRMYVPEPYHVAQEMQKFNISDYRPHAQQFQKAIRKVRQVQRMKKQRGFAFSQSEEGGQEKIIRMYDTTQKRGVYGELQDASADPFSDENYVNIPSDPFAEDIRETPAEVSEESESFIL; encoded by the coding sequence CAGTCCGTCTAATGGCAGCAGCGGATATCACAGTTTTGAAATGAGAGACTTCAATACTCCAAGAGAGGCTGATAACTACgaggcttcaagaaatcaatTCAACATAAGGGTGCTATTTAATCGTTACGTGCTAAGAAGACCGACCGTGTCCGCTGACACCAATGCTCATAGGGTGATTCATATGAACGATAGAGCTGCAAATTCCTCCTTAGGTTATGGCGACAATCACGTATCTACTACCAAGTACAATGCGGCAACTTTTTTGCCTAAATTTTTGTTTCAAGAGTTCTCGAAATATGCCAACCTGTTCTTCCTCTTTACGTCATGCATACAACAAGTGCCTCATGTTTCGCCTACAAATAGATACACAACGATTGGTACACTCATAATTGTGCTTATTGTCTCAGCAATAAAAGAGTGCGTTGAGGACATCAAGAGAATTAACTCAGATAACGAACTCAACAATGCTAAAACCGAAATTTATTCAGAATTGGATGGTGGTTTTACGCGAAAGCGGTGGATCGATATCCGAGTTGGAGACATTGTAAAGGTtaaatctgaagaagcaaTTCCTGCGGATATAATCTTGCTATCGTCATCGGAACCTGAGGGCCTTTGTTACATTGAAACGGCCAATTTGGATGGCGAAACAAATTTAAAGATCAAGCAGGCTAATCAGGAAACGTCGCGCTTCATAGATGCAAGAACCTTGCGAAATATACAGGGAAAGATACTTTCGGAAACACCGAACTCCAGCTTGTATACATACGAAGGAACGATGGAATTGAATGGTCACAAGATACCTTTGTCGCCAGAACAAATGATACTAAGGGGGGCAACATTGAGGAACACTTCATGGATATTTGGTATTGTCGTTTTTACAGGGCATGAGACGAAATTAATGCGCAACGCAACAGCAACTCCTATCAAAAGAACGGCTGTTGAGAGAATTATAAATCTGCAAATTGCCGTACTATTCGGAGTATTGATCATTCTCTCACTCATTTCCTCCATCGGTAACGTAATAATGAGCACTGCTGGCGCTAAGAATTTATGGTATCTTTACTTAGGCGGGACTAACAAGGTTggtcttttcttcaaggatatTTTAACGTTTTGGATTTTGTTTTCCAACCTTGTTCCGATTTCATTGTTCGTCACTGTGGAGCTGATTAAATACTATCAGGCGTTTATGATCGGCTCAGATCTTGACCTGTATTATGAGGAAACGGATACTCCCACTGTTGTAAGGACTTCCTCTTTAGTGGAGGAACTGGGACAAATTGAATATGTTTTTACTGATAAGACAGGTACTTTGACGAGGAACATCATGGAATTTAAATCTTGCTCGATTGCCGGTCGCTGCTACATTGAGAAGATTCCGGAAGATAAGGCAGCAACCATGGAAGATGGTATTGAAATTGGCTACAGaaagtttgatgatctgaaacTAAAATTAAACGACCCAACCGATGACGAATCTGCAATTCTTGAGAATTTTTTGACTTTGCTCGCCACTTGTCATACCGTCATTCCTGAGTTTCAAAGCAACGGTGAGATCAAATATCAGGCTGCTTCACCTGATGAAGGGGCTTTAGTGCAAGGGGGAGCTGATCTCGGATATAAGTTCATCATTCGTAAACCAAGTTCAGTGACAATActtctggaagaaagtGGTGAAGAGCAAGTTTATGAACTTCTCAACATTTGTGAGTTCAACTCAACGAGAAAAAGAATGAGTGCAATATTCAGATGCCCTGATGGTTCTATTAAGCTGTTCTGTAAGGGCGCCGACACAGTTATAATGGAGAGGCTAGAAAAAGAATACAATCCATACGTCGATGCGACGGTAAAACACTTGGAAGAATATGCATCTGATGGTCTCAGAACTTTGTGCCTAGCAATGAGAGATGTCGGGGAAGATGAATACAGAAAATGGAATGAGATCTATGCTGCAGCCGCCACGACTTTGGATAATCGGGCAGAGAAGCTTGAcgaagctgctgaaatgATAGAGAAAGATTTATTCTTACTCGGTGCGACAGCCATCGAAGATAAGCTACAAGAAGGTGTACCGGAAACTGTTCGAACCTTGCAGGAAGCGGGTATTAAGATATGGGTTCTGACTGGTGATAGACAAGAAACAGCCATAAATATTGGAATGAGTTGCCGCCTGCTAAGCGAAGAAATGAACTTACTTATTATCAATGAGGAGAGTAAAGAAGAAACTCGGGCCAATAtgctggaaaaactgcGGGCATTTGAAGAGCACCAGATTTCACAGCAGGATTTGAACACGCTTGCACTTGTGATCGATGGTAAATCTCTGGGTTATGCACTTGAGCCTGACCTGCAAGATTATCTATTAAGCATCGGAAAACTTTGTAAAGCAGTTATCTGCTGCCGTGTATCTCCGCTACAGAAAGCTCTTGTGGTGAAAATGGTGAAAAAGAagtcctcttctttgctgtTAGCTATTGGAGACGGTGCTAACGACGTAAGTATGATTCAGGCTGCTCATGTTGGGGTAGGCATCAGCGGCATGGAAGGAATGCAGGCTGCACGTTCAGCTGATGTTGCTATTGGGCAATTCAGGTTCTTGAGGAAGCTGCTATTAGTGCATGGCTCTTGGTCTTACCAAAGAATATCGGTCGCAATATTGTACTCATTTTACAAGAACATTGCTCTTTACATGACTCAGTTCTGGTACGTATTTGCCAATGCTTTTTCTGGTCAGTCCATCATGGAATCATGGACTTTAACGTTTTATAATGTTTTTTTCACGGTTCTGCCGCCATTTGTGATGGGAGTATTTGATCAGTTTGTCAGCAGCAGGTTACTCGAACGCTATCCACAACTTTACAAATTAGGTCAGAAAGGTCAATTCTTTTCGGTTACAATTTTTTGGGGCTGGATTATTAATGGCTTTTATCACTCAGCTGTTACCTTCATCGGATCCACTTTGATATACCGTTATGGTTTTGCACTCAATAGACATGGAGAGACAGCTGATCATTGGTCATGGGGAGTTGCGGTTTATACCACCAGCATCTTGATTGTTTTGAGCAAGGCTGCTTTGGTTACAAACCAGTGGACAAAGTTTACTCTTTTTGCCATTCCAGGTTCATTCATTTTTTGGATCATATTTTTCCCAATCTATGCTTCTATCTTTCCTTACGCCAATATATCGAGAGAATATTTTGGCGTTGTGTCACATACCTACGGGTCTGCTACTTTCTGGCTAATGCTTCTTGTATTGCCAATTTTCGCATTGATGAGAGACTTTGTATGGAAGTACTACAAAAGGATGTACGTTCCTGAGCCGTACCATGTTGCTCAAGAAATGCAGAAGTTCAATATTAGCGATTATAGACCTCACGCCCAGCAGTTCCAAAAAGCTATCCGTAAGGTTAGACAGGTTCAaagaatgaagaaacagCGTGGATTCGCATTCTCTCAAAGCGAGGAAGGAGGCCAGgagaaaatcatcagaaTGTATGATACGACGCAGAAAAGAGGTGTGTATGGCGAGCTACAAGACGCTTCAGCAGATCCATTCAGCGATGAAAACTACGTCAATATTCCCTCTGATCCTTTCGCGGAGGACATTCGTGAGACCCCAGCAGAAGTCTCCGAAGAAAGCGAATCATTCATTTTGTAA
- the PRO2 gene encoding glutamate-5-semialdehyde dehydrogenase (ancestral locus Anc_7.71) — MSSSEQIAKNARRAGNILKTISDENRSKVLYKIHDELKENASSIEKANKLDLQAAAESGLAQSLMKRLDLFKGDKFDTMLQGIKDVAELEDPVGKLKLARQLDEDLVLYQVTAPVGVLLVIFESRPEVIANITALAIKSGNAGILKGGKESVNTFREMARVINSTIAKYEKDTGVPVGSVQLIETREDVSGLLTQDEYIDLVVPRGSNALVRKIKASTKIPVLGHADGICSIYLDADADLEKAKRITLDAKTNYPAGCNAMETLLVNPKLAKWWKVLEHLSRKGDVTLHLASDVKEAYVEKLKEENAFDEEVRSKIVDVDESTDFDREFLSLDCAVKFVESTKEAVEHINHHSSKHTDAIITENEAHAELFLKGIDSAGVYWNASTRFADGFRYGFGTEVGISTSKIHARGPVGLDGLVTYQYQIRGTGQVASDYLGAGGKRAFVHKDLDISQMTI, encoded by the coding sequence ATGTCAAGTTCGGAACAAATTGCAAAGAATGCCCGTCGAGCAGGtaacatcttgaagacaatTAGCGATGAAAACCGTTCAAAAGTGCTATACAAGATTCATGAcgaattgaaggaaaatGCTTCTTCTATTGAGAAAGCCAACAAGCTTGATTTGCAGGCAGCTGCCGAAAGTGGATTGGCACAAtccttgatgaagaggttGGACCTTTTCAAGGGAGATAAATTCGATACTATGTTGCAGGGCATCAAAGATGTCGCCGAACTTGAGGATCCAGTCGGTAAATTGAAGCTCGCTAGACAGCTTGACGAGGATCTTGTGTTGTATCAGGTTACTGCACCAGTTGGTGTTCTGCTGGTGATTTTTGAATCTCGTCCAGAAGTCATTGCTAATATCACCGCCTTGGCTATCAAATCGGGAAACGCTGGGATTCTCAAGGGTGGTAAGGAGTCTGTGAATACCTTCAGAGAGATGGCCCGCGTTATAAACAGTACGATTGCTAAATACGAGAAAGATACGGGCGTTCCAGTGGGCTCGGTTCAGCTGATAGAGACGAGAGAGGATGTATCTGGCCTGTTGACGCAGGATGAATACATCGACCTGGTTGTGCCACGGGGCTCGAATGCTCTTGTTAGAAAGATCAAGGCTTCCACGAAGATTCCTGTGTTGGGACATGCCGACGGGATCTGTTCTATATATTTAGATGCGGATGCTGATCTTGAAAAGGCGAAAAGAATTACGTTGGATGCAAAGACAAACTACCCTGCTGGTTGCAACGCGATGGAGACTCTGTTGGTCAACCCCAAGCTAGCAAAGTGGTGGAAGGTCTTGGAGCACTTGAGCCGCAAAGGTGATGTCACTCTTCATTTGGCGAGTGACGTGAAAGAGGCGTATgttgagaagctgaaagaggAAAATGCctttgacgaagaagtcAGGTCCAAGATTGTAGATGTTGATGAATCTACGGATTTTGATCGCGAGTTCCTATCATTGGATTGTGCTGTCAAATTCGTCGAGTCGACAAAGGAAGCTGTGGAACACATTAATCACCATTCCTCCAAACACACAGATGCCATCATCACTGAAAATGAAGCGCATGCCGAGCTATTTCTAAAGGGTATTGATTCTGCAGGTGTCTACTGGAACGCATCTACAAGGTTTGCCGATGGATTCAGATATGGATTTGGCACGGAAGTCGGAATTTCAACGTCAAAGATCCATGCTCGTGGTCCAGTCGGTTTAGATGGCTTAGTCACCTATCAATATCAAATTAGAGGTACAGGCCAAGTCGCCAGCGACTACTTGGGCGCTGGCGGTAAGAGAGCATTCGTCCACAAGGACTTAGACATCAGCCAGATGACTATATAG
- the SAW1 gene encoding DNA-binding protein SAW1 (ancestral locus Anc_7.70), which translates to MRDLCSELKDELLLIAYELAPELAAGGAFGNLRMGQSSDFASNFVSKLLGGDDAALITSRIETVTRVTKSRYKLHYKGEWELEIIISSVKRLSDIRSFLLSKELGLAYNAGSLHSRRKVVLAETVSLDTPAIVQEEEDQLDRSLDQSAVEVDEKPEIKFKYKPVVNLGECIDIYILHRPKRHRHSQRS; encoded by the coding sequence ATGCGCGACCTGTGCTCGGAGTTAAaggatgagcttcttctaATTGCCTATGAATTAGCCCCGGAATTAGCTGCTGGCGGTGCGTTTGGGAACCTACGCATGGGCCAGAGCTCAGATTTTGCCTCCAATTTTGTGTCGAAGCTGCTTGGCGGCGACGATGCTGCTCTCATCACTTCTCGTATTGAAACGGTGACAAGAGTCACCAAATCTAGATATAAGCTGCATTACAAAGGTGAATGGGAGCtggagatcatcatcagcaGTGTCAAGAGGTTGTCAGACATAAGGTCTTTCCTACTTTCCAAAGAGCTCGGCCTAGCATATAACGCCGGCTCACTTCATTCCAGGCGCAAGGTCGTCCTTGCAGAGACTGTTTCCCTAGACACGCCCGCAATCGTAcaggaggaagaggatCAACTTGACAGGAGCTTGGATCAAAGTGCTGTCGAAGTGGACGAAAAGCCCGAAATAAAATTCAAGTACAAGCCAGTCGTCAATCTTGGCGAGTGTATCGACATTTACATCCTGCACAGGCCTAAAAGACACAGGCATTCCCAGAGAAGCTAG
- a CDS encoding uncharacterized protein (ancestral locus Anc_7.69): MNLLIDRMENPGQRKSAPLVPSVRATAVPMREMTSGREKERQQRQRQVNIDLPTISVNDKPIASGKTAQRRTSFGRKDSLNRNEDKEPHYDRAAFSYHHGRRSSAGADVTSASAGMFSECMFKSESQRPMRHSSTSTTACSPASSVSLGKKGHVETSLEPLKRHHRHHEHPSSGAYRRHRSSFVSVGLNDNKRLVNEFLRSTRPAGAESHMFQEASRSLQTSAEGITPERAVKQRPEFEGYASGSHRSLQSLLYHDLTSNNLAEGTAPMVPPQPFLLSSTSSSSNSSSLSVVHADQRSSPSLSAYDSEDSFNFEKWDMNGSGLTINGGISLNYNEADFYRRHIEAELHKFEDTLKHNLKETIVKNEIDMQQNWKAFDVLIAQLDKLKNDAQSLHDSVKDSKLVTLQKDFDQNDEKSFISNVTASIRVNATQLKSLEARMDCCKRKLLQQRDTLRKLEGLLSLEDSLLNAKATSKLAYKYRYMVFDAGVFIGVVLVFFFVKWFIWC, translated from the coding sequence ATGAATCTGCTAATCGATCGGATGGAGAACCCAGGGCAGCGAAAATCGGCTCCTTTGGTTCCCTCTGTGCGTGCTACGGCGGTTCCAATGCGAGAAATGACAAGTGGTCGCGAGAAGGAGCGacagcagcgacagcgGCAGGTTAATATCGATCTCCCGACTATCTCAGTCAACGATAAACCGATAGCTTCGGGCAAGACGGCccaaagaaggacaagCTTCGGTAGAAAGGATAGTTTGAATAGGAACGAGGACAAGGAGCCACATTACGACAGGGCGGCATTTTCGTATCACCATGGCAGACGTAGCTCGGCAGGAGCCGATGTGACGAGTGCCTCCGCGGGGATGTTCAGCGAGTGTATGTTCAAGTCCGAGTCGCAGAGACCCATGCGgcattcttcaacgtcAACCACGGCTTGCTCGCCTGCTTCATCGGTGTCCCTTGGGAAGAAAGGCCATGTCGAGACGTCGCTAGAGCCTCTGAAACGTCACCACCGCCACCATGAGCACCCGTCGTCGGGAGCTTACCGCAGACATAGAAGTTCCTTCGTTAGTGTGGGTCTTAATGATAATAAGCGGTTGGTCAACGAATTCCTGCGATCCACACGCCCCGCAGGAGCGGAATCTCACATGTTCCAGGAGGCTTCGCGATCTCTACAGACATCCGCTGAAGGAATCACGCCGGAACGCGCTGTGAAACAACGTCCAGAATTTGAAGGGTACGCTTCCGGTTCTCACAGGTCACTACAAAGCTTGCTGTATCATGATTTGACGTCTAATAATCTAGCGGAGGGAACAGCTCCGATGGTACCACCGCAACCTTTTCTTCTGTCTTCAAcgtcatcatcttcgaacTCATCGTCGCTTTCCGTTGTGCACGCTGATCAGCGTTCTAGTCCTTCTTTGAGCGCCTATGACTCAGAAGATTCATTCAATTTCGAAAAATGGGATATGAACGGCAGTGGTCTAACTATCAATGGCGGCATATCTCTCAATTATAATGAAGCTGATTTCTATCGACGACACATTGAGGCAGAGCTCCATAAGTTTGAGGATACTTTGAAACACAATTTAAAGGAAACCATTGtgaaaaatgaaattgaCATGCAGCAGAACTGGAAAGCATTTGATGTGCTGATTGCGCAGCTGGAtaaactgaaaaatgatGCGCAAAGCTTACACGACTCGGTAAAGGATAGCAAATTAGTTACGCTTCAAAAAGACTTCGACCAGAACGATGAAAAGTCCTTCATTTCCAATGTTACTGCCTCAATCAGGGTCAATGCCACTCAATTGAAGAGCCTGGAGGCAAGGATGGACTGTTGCAAGAGGAAATTACTCCAGCAGCGGGACACGCTCAGAAAGCTCGAGGGTTTGCTCAGTTTGGAAGACTCTCTACTGAACGCTAAAGCAACTTCCAAACTGGCGTACAAATACCGCTATATGGTTTTTGATGCCGGGGTATTCATTGGTGTGGTTTTGGTATTTTTTTTCGTTAAATGGTTTATATGGTGTTAG